GGTCTTGGAAGTGAAAATATTGACGGCAATCGCTTCTTTTTGTTCTTCTGAATCAATATTTAGAATGGTCTCATCTATCTTGTCCAGCAGCCACAATGTTCCTCTAGCCTCTGAACCATCCAACCAGCGGTCCAGCTTACCGTCCTTTAGCACACCCAGCCCGCTCATCTCGATGATCGCCGATGACTCCGTTTGTTCCAGATCCGATTTCTTCTTTCCTTCCTCCTTGTCCCCGATGAGCCGGATACCGCTTATGGTCATGTCTCCTTCCTCTGTAATTCCGCTGATAAACTCCTTAACATTGACATACCGGGTTTCTCCCCATACATTGGATGAATTCTTGGTTTTTTTGGCTAATCCAATTGACGGAATGATCTCGACCCGCTGCAAGATCTTCATAATGGAAGCGGCATCCGTATTTCTTGATATAAGCACAGCCGAGTTAAGCCTGAGTTCATGAGACCTTTCGAAAATATCAAATACATGACCAATTCCGGTTTTAGCCAAGGATTCTCCCACGACGACAAGCTGGGTATGTGCAAAAAAAAGCTGCCGGCTTACCTTCTTCGAGGCCTTCCTCAAAGCTCCGAATAAAGTAGTGTCGTTTGCCGAGAAGACTGTAACCGGGGGCTGCCCGGCAGCGGGTCCTGGATTCGATGAAGTAGCCGCCGGATTTACGAGTTGAAACGTAACCCTGTACCCCTCTTTTCCCGGCAGCTCATCAATTCCAATTCCGCTTACGATCGCAAGGTCATTTAATTCCCTGCTGTTCCAACAGCTTGTGAGCAGCAGGGACATGCCTGAAAGAATAACCAGACAGCATATCCATTTAGTCTTCATGCTTGACCTCCCCCGGGTTCGTTGCTCCGCCCTTCCCCCCCGGTCTTATTCAAGAAATTCATCGGGGAACGAACAAGCGTGTCTTTCTGAGCCTCCGGAATAAAGGGAGCTATCGGGGACATGTAAGGAGTTCCCAAGGATCGCAGACTGCACAGGTGGGCGGTAACAATCAAGCTCGTAATGGCTATCCCGTAGAGCCCCATAAAAGCGGCTGCAAACATATTGATAAACCGGAGCAGACGTATGGACAGCGCCATATTATAAGCCGGAGTTGCAAAACTGGAGATGCCTGTCAAGGAAACAATGATAACCATGGCCGATGAGACAATTCCGGCTTGAACGGCCGCCTCTCCCAACACCAGGCCTCCGATAATGGATACCGTTTGGCCGATTGGAGCAGGCATGCGGATACCCGCCTCGCGAATAATTTCAAAAGTGACCTCCATCAGTAATGCCTCGACGAAAATGGGGAAGGGGACGCCTTCGCGTTGTGAAGCCAAGCTTATCAGCAGCGGAGTAGGAATCATCTCCTGGTGAAAATTAAGGGCCGCAACAAAGAGGCC
This region of Paenibacillus sp. URB8-2 genomic DNA includes:
- a CDS encoding Ger(x)C family spore germination protein; this translates as MKTKWICCLVILSGMSLLLTSCWNSRELNDLAIVSGIGIDELPGKEGYRVTFQLVNPAATSSNPGPAAGQPPVTVFSANDTTLFGALRKASKKVSRQLFFAHTQLVVVGESLAKTGIGHVFDIFERSHELRLNSAVLISRNTDAASIMKILQRVEIIPSIGLAKKTKNSSNVWGETRYVNVKEFISGITEEGDMTISGIRLIGDKEEGKKKSDLEQTESSAIIEMSGLGVLKDGKLDRWLDGSEARGTLWLLDKIDETILNIDSEEQKEAIAVNIFTSKTKVKVDIREGVPVFHVHIFEEGIMNETKVMINLNDRKVIRQLELELEETTKEEVKQAFQSAQRMNSDVFNFGSELKRTDPNAWETVGKDWDHAFAKGELDLHVEAFVRSTGMRLKPFLSPD